CGTCTGGCTGCAGCGCGAGCGCGCGATCGTAGAGCAGTTCGGCCTCGATGAAGTGCTCGCTGGCGTAGTGCAGGTTGGCAAGGTTGATGATCGCAGGCACCAGGTAGGGATCGACCTCGAGCGCCCGTCGGTAGGCGCGGCTTGCCGCTGCCTCGTGGCCGGGGTCGCCATCGTCCAACGCTGATGCGGTCAGGAACAGCTGCTCGGCTGCTTCCGTGGAGTCAGCAGGGCATGCGGTCTCAGCGAGCGCGCGACGGGGGCTGAGCGTGATGACCTTCGCCGGTTCGGCGCCCGACCAGAAATCGAGGCGCAATTGCCCCTCGCGCGATGCCTGCAACTCGCGCAGCACGGCGCGAAACGACGCGCCGCGCTCGAGTTCGGCGTTGGCATGGCGGATGATCGCGAGGTCGGGAAAGGCGAAATACTTCTCCCCGCCGGCCCTCAGCGCCGGGCGAATCAGGTTCCATTTCTGCAGGTAGCGAAGGTGATCCTCGCGCAGGCTGGTGTACATCGCGAGAATGTCGTGCAGGGCGTAGCAACCTGGCGTAGCGGGCGGATTCCGTTCGTGCACAGTCGGGTGACACGATGCAGGAGGCTTCGCGAAAAGTCAACGCTGCAGTAGAATCCAGCCATGCTCCTCGCCGGTGACATCGGTGCGACGAAGACGCTCATCGGCCTGTTCTCGCCTGCCCCCGTCCGGCCGGACCCGATCGACGTCCGCAGCTACGTCACGTTCCAGCACGACAGCCTCGAGACCATCGTCGACGAGTTCCTGTCGATCGAGCGAAGCGGCCCGCGCCTGACGGTCACCGGCGCGTCATTCGGTGTAGCCGGGCCGATCGTCGAGCAGGTTGGCCGCCTGACGAACGTGCCCTGGAAGGTGGATGCGGCGGCGATCGCGCGGCAGTTCTCCATTCCGCGCGCGACGCTGCTCAACGACCTCGAGGCCATGGCGTACTCCGTGCCCGTGCTCGAGGCGAACGAAATCGCGGTGCTGCAGGCGGGCCGGCGCGTGAGGTCGGGCAACGCGGCGCTCATCGCGGCCGGGACCGGGCTCGGCGAGGCACTGCTGCACAACGTGAACGGACAGCTGATCCCGTCGCCGACAGAGGGCGGTCACGGGGACTTCGCTCCGCGAACGCCCCGTGAGATCGGCCTGCTCGAAGAGCTCATCCGGCTCTACGGCCGCGCTGACTACGAGCGCGTCCTGTCCGGGCCCGGGCTCGTCAACGTCCACCGGTTCGTGCATCCCCGCGGCTGTCCAGCCTGGGACGGGGCCGTGGACCCGGCGCACGCCCCGTCGCTCATCTCTCGGGCCGCGCTCGAGGGGCGGTGTCCGCAGTGCGTCGAGGCGCTCGACCTGTTCGTGTCGGTCTACGGTGCCGAGGCAGGCAACCTCGCACTCAGGTCGGTCGCGTCGGCCGGCCTCTTCCTCGGCGGGGGCATCGCGCCGAAGATCCTGCCCGCGCTCCGACAAGGTCCCTTCCTGGAAGCGTTTCTGGCCAAGGCGCCGATGGCCGAGTTCGTTTCGGCGGTGCCCGTGGCGGTCATCCTGAACGATCGCGCGGGACTGCTGGGCGCGGCCGTTCACGCCAACCTGGCGGAGCACGCTGTCAGGTGACGCGGTTTTGTCTGGATCTAGACGTCCAGCTTGAGTAGACTGCCGCTACCCCACGGACCCGTTCGAACAAAAGGAGATGTGCCATGAGCGATCCCACGCCAGTTGGCAGCACCCCGTCAGGCAATCGGACGATCATGATCGTGCTGTCGTACCTCTGGCTTCTGGCTCTCGTCCCGCTGCTGGTGGAGAAGAACGACAAGGAAGTTCAGTGGCATGCCAAGCACGGCATCGTTCTGATGGTTGCCGAGATCGTGCTTTGGATCGTCCTGTTCATCGTGCAGATGATCGTCGGCCGCATCCCTGGACTCGGCTGCCTGTTCGCCATCGTCGGCGCGCTGATATCCATCGTCTTGTGGCTCGGCGCCCTGATCGTACACATCCTCTGCATCGTGAAGGGCGTGAACGGGCAGCGCTTCACGCTGCCGTACATCAGCCAGTACGCGGACCAGTTCTAGAGGCGGACTTCCAAATGTCTTGAACGGCGCGAACGAAGCCGGTCTTTCGCGGCGACTTCGGCCGTTCAAGACGTCCAGCGAGACCACATTCCGGCATCCGGCACTCGAGGGCGGCGCCGGGTCGTGGGCGCCACCCTTCGGTTTGCAGTCGTCATGAAGGCACCTGACACCCCGGGCAGCCCGCAAGCCAGCCATCGCGCCATCATGCTGGTGCTCGCCTACCTGCCCCCCTTTGCCGTCATCCCGTTGCTCGTCGAAAAGGACGACCCGGATCTGCACTGGCACGCGAAGCACGGTGTCGTGCTGATGACGGCTGAGATGCTGTTGCTGCTCGCGCTCGTCGTGGTGGCGCTCGTGTTCGGATTGTTGACCGCGGGAATCGGGTGCGCGCTGCTGGCGCTCGTCCCGATCCCGTTCCTGGCCTTCCTCGTGCTGCACGTCGTGATCGTCATCAAGGCGTTCAACGGCCACCGCCTGCTGATTCCGATCGTCAGCGACTACGCGGACAAGTTCTGACCCCGTCGCCTCAGCCGAATGAAGAGGCTCCTGCGCTTTCGCCTCGTGGCGCCTGTCTGCCTCCTGCTCATGGCGTCGGCGTTCGCCTGGGACGTGTCGCGGCCGCCTGCCGATCAGCTCACGACGCGAACAGCGCTCCGCGCCATCGGGTGGTACCAGCGCACCCTGTCGGGACACCTCGGCATCCGCTGTCGCTTTCGGCCGACGTGCAGCAGCTACGCCGTCGAGTCCTTCGAGCGGTACGGGTTGATCAAGGGGGGGTGGCGAACAGCGGGACGCCTCGTCAGGTGCGGTCCGTGGACACCGATGGGCACGGTTGACCCGCCGTGAGCACATCCCGGGTGTGGGGCTACCCGCGCTCGAAGAGCGGCCTGGTGTCCTGATGGATGAGCGCCCAGAGCGTGTAGACGCCGAGCGCGGTGCCGAACGGCAGCAGGAAGAGATCGACGACCGAGAGGATGATGGCGAACGCGCGGGCCCACTCGCGAAAGCGTCGCAGGCGTCCGCCGACCCACAGATGTGCGGCACCGAAGAGAAAGCCGAGGGCGGCCAGGGTGAAGAACCCGGCAGCGACGATGCCGGCGGCCAGTTTGCCCCCGGTGGCACTCTGGCTCACGGCCGCGCCGATGGCCGTTGCCGCGATGCCGATCGACAGCATCGACACGCTCAACAGCACGCACATCCCGCCCCAGATCAGGTAGAGCACGCCCACGAGATCGACGTGTTTGTTCATGTCGTGCGAAGCTCTACTGCAACGCGCACTTCGATGCGTGTCGGAAGTGACAGCGGCGAGGTCACCCGGAACCGGAACCTCGCGCCGTCGAGCACACGCGCGGGAACCGTCAGCCGGACACGGTGATGGAGGAGCGACTCGCCCGTACCCCCGCACGCGCGGCACCACTCCATCCACGATTCCCCGCGTCCCCCGCAGAGCGAACAGGCGCTGAACACCGGCACGTCGAGCGGTACGGTCACACCGTCGAACGCCTCGCTCGGCGAGAGCCGGATCTCGGCTTGGAGCGGTTGTCGCACCTCGTCATCCACGAACGCCGCGCGGATGCGGTCCACCGCCGCGGGAATCGCCGGGAAGTCGATGGCCACCTCGTCGGCACACCACCGGCAATCGAACGCGCCCTCATCCGTCGTCGAAAGAAGCGCCTTGTCGTGGTCGAGCCGTCGGCGTTCGTCGTTGCTCAAGATGTCTATTATCCGAGCCTTGTCAAGGCATCAACCGGGTGGTACGATTCCTCGCGTTCCGAGCGAGAGACTAATCCATGCCCGAACGGCGAGAGACCAAGGAATGCCCCCTCTGCGGCGAAGTCATGCGCCGGAAGGACCTGGAACTTGTCGATCTGGTCCCGGGCACCACCGAAGCCAAGCGACGGAAGGTGAGCGAGTGGGTCTGCCCCGACTGTGACTACTTCGAGGAGATCGAGAAGGAAGGGAAAGGCTGAGCGCCCCAGCCCGGCGTCTAACGGGCGCCAAGGCTGAGCAGCACTTCCTTGCGGACGGCGTCCTCCACCTCTTCGAAGTTCAGGGCCGTATCGCATTCGTCACAGAGTACCTCGAGGACGGCCGGCCGACTCTCTTCGGTCACGTCCACCCGCGAATCCTCCAGGCGAACGACGTGAATCTGCAGCGTCTTCACCAGGAAATTCCGGGCATTGCCGCAGTTCGGACAGGTCAACGCCATGTCATGGCTCCTTCAGCCGATTCGCTGAAAATCGTGTCAGACAAGGAATTGTACGGAATCAGGCCCTGCTGAAGCAATCACGATCTTCCAACACCGGGCCGATGTAGGGCATTTGGGGGGGAAAGACGATGAGCGGACAGCCAAACGCGATGTTCGAGATACACGCCGAGGCCAGGGGCCCGCACTGGGTCGCCTGGATTAGTCGACCCGGTCAGCAGGATCCGTACCAGTCGGTGCTGGTGGTGGGCGCCAGCCAGCAGGAGGCCGAATCGCGAGCTCGCGAGTGGGCCGCCAGGGTCTCGGCTCAGATCGAGCGGTTGTCCTCCTCGTCGTAGTCGAGGAGATCGAGGGATTCGCCGAGCCGGATAACCTTGTTGAGCCTGTGTTGCTGATACGTGCAGTGCGGCCCTTTCGCCTCGAGCGACATGACCGACACGCCGGACAGCCTGACCCGCTGAATCGCGATCACGCACCCGCAGGGCAGCAACTCCAGCGCTTCGAGCTGGAGCTGGGCGGCTCCCGTCGTTACGGGACGGGATCGACTGGGCACGCTGCTCATCATCATGGTCCACCTCCAGGTCTCGCCCCTGGTCCCCTCGTTCCGGCCCACAACGGCCGGGGTCGGAATCCTGATCCTTCTTCCTTCTCAGTTCTCCATCCTCGGTTCTCGCTCCTGAATTCTGGCTCCTGTCTGCTTAGACGCTCCCGTCCCGATTCCGGTTGCACGATGTGCCGCCGAGTGGCCCTGGCAGGAACGATCAGCCGTAGATCAGGCGCCCTTCGACGAGCATCCCGGGGTACATCGCTCGCACGGCGGTGACGTACAAGTCGAGCTGCCGCTCGTGCCAGCTCTTCGGTCGGCCCGTCTTGATCTCGACGACGGTGATCCGTCCCTCGTCGAGATGACAGGCGAGACAGTCGATGCTGCCGCGAATAATCGTCGTCCGAGCAACGGTGCCACCCTCGCCAGGCGCCCTGTCCTCCCTCGAGACCGATTGCCCGGCCGTCGGTTGCGAGTCGATACGCCGTTCTGCCGTTCCCTCAGCGGCTGGAAGCGGCGCATCAACCGCGGCCGACATGCACAGCGAGAATGGCACCTCGTACAGGCAATTGGCCGAGTCGAGGAGCAGGGTGACGTCCGGCCGCTGACGGAACGCCACGAAGACGCGCACGGCTTCTTCGACCGTTCCGCGGCGTTCGTCGGGATTCTCGAGCTCCTGGTCTGCGAGCAGCCGGGTCGCGCGCTCGGTCAACTCCGTCTCGTCGACCGCGCACGAGCGCGGATACCACTGGAACAGGCGGTGCACGAGCGTGCCGACGAGGACCGCGGCGATGTGGCCGGTCGGAGCCGCGGGTTCGTATGCGGCGTCCGCTCCCGTCACCTCGTCGTTGCCGCACATGGCAGAGGCGGCGGCCGCCACGTGGCGGGTGCCGGTGACGTCCAGGAGCGGTGCGAAATCCGTGTCCCGAGCGGCGCCTCGTACGGCAGGCGAGGCTTCGGCGGCTGGCGTCGGGGCCGCGATCGCGCCACCCGTGCTGGCGCACACACGAAACCGGTGCACGCCGCCGCCTTCCGGTCGCCACTCGATCTCGGCGTCCGGCCCGAGCGAGGCTGCCGCCGTCAGCACATCGCGAAGCGACGCGGGAAGGTCCTCGGCCAGGCTGCCTCGGCCCGGCGCGAATCGGCCGGCCTTGAGGACACCCGACAGATACAGCCGCTCACGGGCGCGCGTGACCGCGACGTAGAGGAGCCGCTTGGTCTCCTCGCGATCGCGATCGCGGAGTGCCTCCTCGGCTTCGTCGAGGCTGCCGGCCACCGACACGATCGGCAGGCCCTGTGGTCCCGCCGGGACCACCGTGATGGGGTCACCATGCGAACCGGTACCGCGTCCCACGTTCACGAGGAACACGATCGGGAACTCGAGGCCCTTCGCGGCGTGAACAGTCATCAGGTTGACGGCATCGAGCGCGTCCACCGCCGCGTTCGATTCGTCGCCTGCCGACAGGCGCTCGAAGTGATCGGCTATGCGGCCGAGCGTGGCGTATCCGCGATTCTGCAATCGACGCGTCAGCGCCCGGACCTTCTTCAGGTTCTCCCTGGCCTGCACGAGGCGCGGGCCGCGCAGTTCGAATGCGTAGCCCGCTTCGTCGAGCACGCGATCGAGCACTTCGGCTGGCGTCAGCCGATCGACGTGCGCCAGCCACCCTCGAACCGACTCGCGGGTTCGACCGAGCACGCGAGCATCCTCGGGACCGAGATCGGCGGCCAACGAATCATCCTCGTCCGTCATCAGGCGCAGCGCGAAACCCGGTCCGAGGCGGCGCAACGCCTGGTCGGAGAGACGAACGACGCGCGATCGCAGGAACGCGGCGGCGCGCAGGTCCGACGCGGGATCCGCGAGGTACCGCAGCAACGCCACGATGTCCTTCACCTCGTCGGCGTCGAAGAAGCCAAGGCCCTTGTAAACGTACGTCGGAATGCCCCGCGCCTCGAGCGCGGCTTCGATGTCGCGATGACTCTGGCGCGAGCGAAACAGGATCGCGATGTCGCCCGGCGTTGCCTGGCGTGCGATCCCGCTCTGCCGGTTGCGGACCACTCCCTGGTCCAGCAGTTGCTGCACCTCGCTCGCAATCGATTCGGCCGCCTGCGTGGCGCTCGACGCGAGCACGAGGCCGAGCGCGTCGGTCGAGGCCGCGGGCGTCGCATCCAACGGGAATCGGTCGGACACGCGGTAGCGGAACGCGTCGGCGCGCGCTGCCGGGCGGTCCATGCCGCCGAACAGGTCGTTCGTGAACGCGAGGAGCGCGGGTGTCGATCGGAAGCTGCGCGCGATTGATCGCCGCACGCGGCCGGACGGACGGAGCGCCTCGATGTACCGGCGCGCACGGCGCAACAGGCGCACGTCGGCGTCGCGGAACGCGTAGATCGACTGCTTGCGGTCGCCGACGATGAAAATGGACGGCTGGAGGGGGGCGTCCTGCGTCACGCCGATGCCCTCGCCCCACGACTCGATGAGCCTCGCGACGAGGCGCCACTGCGCGTGGCTCGTGTCCTGGAACTCGTCCACGAGCACGTGGTGGTACCGCGCCTCGAGGCGATACCGGCTCTGCGCGAACTCGTCCATTCGCGCGAGCAGGCCGAGCGCCCGCTCGAGGCCGGCCGCGAAATCGAGGGCCGCCTGCGTGTCGAGCGCCCGCTGATACCGGTGGCGCGCGATGCGGAACAGCCGTTCGACGGCGCGGACCATGGCGACATTGAGGTCGCGCTGGAACACCGACATCGCCTCGCTGACCTCTGGAGCCATCAGGGCGACGGCGCGCGAGTGCCGCGCCCAGGCCGCGGGCGTCGGGCACTGCGCTTTGCGGTACGCGTTCGCCGGCCGGGACCGCGCTCCGCCGTCGTCCTTCAGAAAATAGCGCGACACAC
This sequence is a window from Vicinamibacterales bacterium. Protein-coding genes within it:
- a CDS encoding tetratricopeptide repeat protein, with the protein product MYTSLREDHLRYLQKWNLIRPALRAGGEKYFAFPDLAIIRHANAELERGASFRAVLRELQASREGQLRLDFWSGAEPAKVITLSPRRALAETACPADSTEAAEQLFLTASALDDGDPGHEAAASRAYRRALEVDPYLVPAIINLANLHYASEHFIEAELLYDRALALQPDAFEAHFNLGNVYHDVGRLEEAHVCYEEALRLSPGYPDAHFYLAVTLEKLGQSREARAHWHRYLELAPDGEWVQLAREFGEES
- the glk gene encoding glucokinase, whose protein sequence is MLLAGDIGATKTLIGLFSPAPVRPDPIDVRSYVTFQHDSLETIVDEFLSIERSGPRLTVTGASFGVAGPIVEQVGRLTNVPWKVDAAAIARQFSIPRATLLNDLEAMAYSVPVLEANEIAVLQAGRRVRSGNAALIAAGTGLGEALLHNVNGQLIPSPTEGGHGDFAPRTPREIGLLEELIRLYGRADYERVLSGPGLVNVHRFVHPRGCPAWDGAVDPAHAPSLISRAALEGRCPQCVEALDLFVSVYGAEAGNLALRSVASAGLFLGGGIAPKILPALRQGPFLEAFLAKAPMAEFVSAVPVAVILNDRAGLLGAAVHANLAEHAVR
- a CDS encoding DUF4870 domain-containing protein yields the protein MSDPTPVGSTPSGNRTIMIVLSYLWLLALVPLLVEKNDKEVQWHAKHGIVLMVAEIVLWIVLFIVQMIVGRIPGLGCLFAIVGALISIVLWLGALIVHILCIVKGVNGQRFTLPYISQYADQF
- the yidD gene encoding membrane protein insertion efficiency factor YidD, with protein sequence MKRLLRFRLVAPVCLLLMASAFAWDVSRPPADQLTTRTALRAIGWYQRTLSGHLGIRCRFRPTCSSYAVESFERYGLIKGGWRTAGRLVRCGPWTPMGTVDPP
- a CDS encoding UvrD-helicase domain-containing protein translates to MPFDDDSGASPPLPAVDPMVARDEAARTFAVDPTRNVVLEASAGTGKTRVLVTRYINLLRAGVDPANILAITFTRKAAAEMRERIVQQLRQMADLSAGDQARWRVLRDRLGDISISTIDAFCFSLLREFPLEADLDPGFDIADETEVPRLVDEALDTALRAGRRMATANADMALLLATMGERKVREGLAALLDRRLVVGRSIRRFLGQTSGPAPEVAFERVARRLRDLLSRGDGGLDAFLADAPVDHVGYPLLAADLRALVAGRPAAPRAVLDRVSRYFLKDDGGARSRPANAYRKAQCPTPAAWARHSRAVALMAPEVSEAMSVFQRDLNVAMVRAVERLFRIARHRYQRALDTQAALDFAAGLERALGLLARMDEFAQSRYRLEARYHHVLVDEFQDTSHAQWRLVARLIESWGEGIGVTQDAPLQPSIFIVGDRKQSIYAFRDADVRLLRRARRYIEALRPSGRVRRSIARSFRSTPALLAFTNDLFGGMDRPAARADAFRYRVSDRFPLDATPAASTDALGLVLASSATQAAESIASEVQQLLDQGVVRNRQSGIARQATPGDIAILFRSRQSHRDIEAALEARGIPTYVYKGLGFFDADEVKDIVALLRYLADPASDLRAAAFLRSRVVRLSDQALRRLGPGFALRLMTDEDDSLAADLGPEDARVLGRTRESVRGWLAHVDRLTPAEVLDRVLDEAGYAFELRGPRLVQARENLKKVRALTRRLQNRGYATLGRIADHFERLSAGDESNAAVDALDAVNLMTVHAAKGLEFPIVFLVNVGRGTGSHGDPITVVPAGPQGLPIVSVAGSLDEAEEALRDRDREETKRLLYVAVTRARERLYLSGVLKAGRFAPGRGSLAEDLPASLRDVLTAAASLGPDAEIEWRPEGGGVHRFRVCASTGGAIAAPTPAAEASPAVRGAARDTDFAPLLDVTGTRHVAAAASAMCGNDEVTGADAAYEPAAPTGHIAAVLVGTLVHRLFQWYPRSCAVDETELTERATRLLADQELENPDERRGTVEEAVRVFVAFRQRPDVTLLLDSANCLYEVPFSLCMSAAVDAPLPAAEGTAERRIDSQPTAGQSVSREDRAPGEGGTVARTTIIRGSIDCLACHLDEGRITVVEIKTGRPKSWHERQLDLYVTAVRAMYPGMLVEGRLIYG